The genomic window TGCTCTCCAGGAACTCATCCAGTGAACCGTAGTGGCCGGTTTCAAACTGGCCCCGGTACTGCTCATGGGAGTCAGCGATTGCCTCGGCCCGAGGGGAGCGGCTGACGGGGTTGACTGCGGAAGAGGGGCCGGCATCCTGCTCCAGGTTCAGGTCCTCCTCGCGAATGAGGCCCTCGTCACACAGGGTGAAGGCCCGTTCGAGAATGTTTTCCAGCTGGCGCACATTGCCGGGGAAGCGGTAGCGCTGCAATGCGCCGAGAGCGGCGGGGGCCAACTCTGGTGGAGGCGAGCCTGCGGCGCGAGCGATGCGTCGCAGGATGGTGTCCGCCAGCAGTGGGATATCGCCGGCGCGTTCCCGCAGTGCGGGTACCTGAATCTCGATGACGTTGATACGGTAGTAGAGGTCGTTGCGGAACCGTCCCTCGATGACTTCCTGTGACAGGTCTTTATGGGTGGCGCACAGAATCCGCACGTCCACCGGAACCTCCTGGCCCGCGCCAATGGGACGCACCGCTTTCTCCTGGATGGTTCGCAGCAGTTTGACCTGCATCGGCAGCGGCAGGTCTGCAACTTCATCCAGAAACAGCGTACCGCCGGCGGCGCTCTGGAACAGGCCCGGCTTGTCCCGGTGGGCGCCAGTAAAGCTGCCTTTCTTGTGGCCGAAGAATTCACTCTCCATCAGCTCAGTGGGAATCGCCCCACAGTTGACGGCCACGAATGGTTGCTCGGCCCGGGGACCCTGCAGGTGAATGGAGCGCGCTGCCAGCTCTTTGCCGGAGCCGGACTCGCCACTGATATAAATCGGTGCGTCACTACGGGCCACCTTGGCAATCTGCGCGCGCAGTTTGCGCATCGCAGGCGCCTCGCCCAGCAGAAGACGAGGAGCGGAAGTGGCGCTCTGGTCGTCGCGCTCACGGTTGAGTCGCAATGCCAATTGTACGAGGCCGCGGAGTCGCTCCAGGTCCACCGGCTTGCTGACAAAGTCGAAGGCGCCCAACTTCAGGGCGTTGATGGCGGTATCGGTATTGCCGTGGGCGGTGATGACTGCAATTGGCAGCTGGCCGTCCAGATCTCGCTGGATCCGTTCAACGAGCTCCAGGCCATCCCCGTCGGGCAGGCGCATGTCGGTGAGGCAGAAGTGGTAGCGGTGCTCCGCCAGCAAGCGGCGGGCCTGCTCCAGGGTGGCGGCGGTATGGCAGCGCACATCCATCCGCTGCAGGGTCAGCGTCAGGAGCTCACAGATATCCGGCTCGTCGTCGACGACCAGTGCCAGTGGTTGCATGGTTCCAGTACTTTTATTTTTGCTTC from Microbulbifer aggregans includes these protein-coding regions:
- a CDS encoding sigma-54-dependent transcriptional regulator produces the protein MQPLALVVDDEPDICELLTLTLQRMDVRCHTAATLEQARRLLAEHRYHFCLTDMRLPDGDGLELVERIQRDLDGQLPIAVITAHGNTDTAINALKLGAFDFVSKPVDLERLRGLVQLALRLNRERDDQSATSAPRLLLGEAPAMRKLRAQIAKVARSDAPIYISGESGSGKELAARSIHLQGPRAEQPFVAVNCGAIPTELMESEFFGHKKGSFTGAHRDKPGLFQSAAGGTLFLDEVADLPLPMQVKLLRTIQEKAVRPIGAGQEVPVDVRILCATHKDLSQEVIEGRFRNDLYYRINVIEIQVPALRERAGDIPLLADTILRRIARAAGSPPPELAPAALGALQRYRFPGNVRQLENILERAFTLCDEGLIREEDLNLEQDAGPSSAVNPVSRSPRAEAIADSHEQYRGQFETGHYGSLDEFLESIERQTIESTLQETRWNRTAAAQKLGISFRSLRYRLKKLGLED